In a genomic window of Streptomyces sp. NBC_01231:
- a CDS encoding ABC transporter ATP-binding protein, whose translation MTSGAVVGSAAVRVQGLWKRFGQQVAVAGIDLALPAGKFIGLVGPNGAGKTTTLSMVTGLLRPDQGSVEVVGHDVWRDPVEVKARIGVLPEGLRLFERLSGRELLSYNGRLRGLPAAEVDKRATQLLDVLDLAGAQHKLVVDYSTGMRKKIGLATALLHNPEVLFLDEPFEGVDPVSAQTIRGVLERYTASGATVVFSSHVMELVESLCDWVAVMAAGRIRAQGTLAEVRGDAPSLQRAFLELVGAGARDTGSDLDWLGGGAAR comes from the coding sequence ATGACGTCGGGAGCAGTGGTGGGATCAGCCGCCGTACGTGTGCAGGGGCTCTGGAAGCGGTTCGGGCAGCAGGTCGCCGTCGCCGGGATCGATCTGGCGTTGCCCGCCGGGAAGTTCATCGGGCTCGTCGGGCCGAACGGCGCCGGCAAGACCACCACCCTGTCGATGGTGACCGGGCTGCTCAGGCCCGATCAGGGCTCCGTGGAGGTCGTCGGGCACGACGTGTGGCGGGACCCTGTGGAGGTCAAGGCCCGGATCGGGGTGCTGCCCGAGGGACTGAGGCTGTTCGAGCGGCTGTCGGGGCGGGAACTGCTGAGCTACAACGGGCGGTTGCGCGGCCTGCCCGCAGCCGAGGTCGACAAGCGGGCGACGCAGCTCCTCGACGTCCTCGATCTCGCCGGGGCCCAGCACAAGCTCGTCGTCGACTACTCGACCGGCATGCGCAAGAAGATCGGACTCGCGACCGCACTCCTCCACAATCCCGAGGTGCTCTTCCTCGACGAACCGTTCGAGGGCGTCGATCCGGTGTCGGCGCAGACCATCCGAGGCGTGCTGGAGCGGTACACCGCCTCCGGCGCCACCGTCGTCTTCTCCTCCCATGTGATGGAGCTCGTCGAGTCGCTGTGCGACTGGGTGGCCGTCATGGCCGCCGGTCGGATCCGCGCCCAGGGAACGCTCGCCGAGGTACGGGGCGACGCGCCCTCGTTGCAGCGGGCGTTCCTCGAACTCGTCGGTGCGGGCGCCCGGGACACCGGTTCCGATCTGGACTGGCTGGGCGGCGGGGCGGCCCGGTGA
- a CDS encoding zf-HC2 domain-containing protein, translating into MNDAGRFEAHDDGDDGHDRHETYGDTGGASPGSDGGPDGGPDRDSTGHRRPGGNGEPATPRIPLPRASIEDSGRPLPTLEELGDLISAPAPLVLEHHVLKSMLGAWALAACSPAETAAVEEHLGDCGDCADEALRLRGAVGLLHRPESLDLDPGLRTRVLESCLDRRPPRIPVPRWATPYDAETARLDALLQDIGDAEWHAPVRLRWFDGEGATSRRTTVAGVIAHLLTVDGLVAVALGLDDPLGEVHAKAPTPAARTEAYWRGSHFPPTRGVRTPWREQSHDLVRTVSFTGGATGGLAVPYGDFELPVHDAMLDRAFECWVHAEDIAEAVDYPYDPPSPRHLNRMIDLAARMLPGVLAVRRRTGLASPAPGRHLVPAGEPGRSLRLEIEGLGGGDWLIPLDSPGSVGSAEHEVAHVALDGVEFCRLAAGHVSPEEAAAGQVGDREAIRDVLFAAASMSRM; encoded by the coding sequence GTGAACGACGCCGGCCGCTTCGAGGCACACGACGACGGGGACGATGGGCACGACCGGCACGAGACGTACGGCGACACGGGTGGCGCGAGCCCCGGCTCGGACGGCGGCCCGGACGGCGGCCCGGACAGAGACTCGACCGGCCACCGCCGCCCCGGCGGCAACGGCGAACCCGCTACGCCCCGCATCCCCCTGCCCCGCGCCTCCATCGAGGACAGCGGGCGCCCCCTGCCCACGTTGGAGGAGCTGGGTGACCTGATATCCGCGCCCGCACCACTGGTCCTGGAGCACCACGTCCTGAAGTCGATGCTCGGGGCGTGGGCGCTGGCCGCCTGCTCGCCGGCGGAGACGGCGGCCGTCGAGGAACACCTGGGCGACTGCGGAGACTGCGCGGACGAGGCACTGCGACTGCGCGGGGCGGTCGGCCTGCTGCACCGCCCGGAGAGCCTCGACCTGGATCCCGGTCTGCGTACCCGCGTCCTGGAGAGCTGCCTCGACCGGCGCCCGCCGCGCATCCCGGTGCCCAGGTGGGCGACGCCGTACGACGCTGAGACCGCCCGGCTCGACGCCCTGCTCCAGGACATAGGCGACGCCGAGTGGCACGCGCCCGTGCGGCTGCGCTGGTTCGACGGCGAGGGCGCGACAAGTCGTCGTACGACGGTCGCCGGGGTCATCGCGCACCTGCTCACGGTCGACGGCCTGGTCGCGGTCGCGCTCGGCCTCGACGACCCGCTGGGCGAGGTGCACGCCAAGGCGCCGACGCCGGCCGCACGCACCGAGGCGTACTGGCGGGGCTCGCACTTCCCGCCCACCCGCGGGGTGCGCACCCCCTGGCGGGAGCAGAGCCACGACCTGGTGCGCACGGTCTCCTTCACCGGCGGCGCTACCGGCGGACTGGCGGTGCCCTACGGCGACTTCGAGCTGCCGGTGCACGACGCGATGCTGGACCGCGCCTTCGAGTGCTGGGTACACGCGGAGGACATCGCCGAGGCGGTGGACTACCCGTACGACCCGCCCTCGCCGCGCCACCTCAACCGCATGATCGACCTCGCGGCCCGGATGCTGCCCGGCGTGCTGGCGGTACGCCGGCGGACGGGGCTGGCGTCACCGGCCCCGGGCCGCCATCTGGTGCCGGCCGGTGAGCCCGGCCGCAGCCTGCGGCTGGAGATCGAGGGGCTGGGCGGCGGCGACTGGCTGATCCCCCTGGACTCCCCCGGCTCGGTGGGCTCCGCCGAGCACGAGGTGGCCCATGTCGCCCTGGACGGCGTGGAGTTCTGCCGCCTGGCGGCGGGTCATGTGTCGCCGGAGGAGGCGGCCGCCGGTCAGGTGGGCGATCGGGAGGCGATCAGGGACGTGCTGTTCGCGGCCGCGTCGATGAGCCGGATGTAG
- a CDS encoding bifunctional DNA primase/polymerase has translation MEETIVSTEAAQIPKQRGESLLETAVRYAEERHWDVFPGTWLEAVEGEQRCSCEDTACAAPGAHPARPDWASQATGSATVARRMWQKQPTASILLPTGRTFDAISVPETAGFLALARMERMQLTLGPVTLTPDRRMQFFVLPGASVKVPELVRKLGWSPSSLDLVTLGEGAYVAGPPTRFGSSGAVQWACRPTAANRWLPDAEELISPLAYACGRDR, from the coding sequence GTGGAAGAGACGATCGTGAGTACCGAAGCCGCTCAGATTCCGAAGCAGCGCGGGGAATCGCTGCTGGAGACAGCCGTCCGCTACGCCGAGGAGCGCCACTGGGACGTCTTTCCCGGGACCTGGCTGGAAGCCGTCGAGGGGGAGCAGCGCTGCTCGTGCGAGGACACCGCGTGCGCCGCCCCCGGCGCGCATCCGGCGCGTCCGGACTGGGCGTCGCAGGCCACGGGCAGTGCGACCGTCGCGCGCCGGATGTGGCAGAAGCAGCCGACGGCGTCGATCCTGCTGCCGACGGGGCGGACGTTCGACGCCATCTCCGTGCCGGAGACGGCGGGGTTTCTCGCGCTGGCCCGGATGGAGCGGATGCAGCTGACGCTGGGGCCGGTGACGCTGACGCCGGACCGGCGGATGCAGTTCTTCGTGCTGCCGGGGGCCTCGGTGAAGGTGCCCGAGCTGGTACGCAAGCTGGGCTGGTCTCCGTCCTCGCTCGACCTCGTCACGCTGGGCGAGGGGGCGTATGTCGCCGGGCCGCCCACCCGGTTCGGGTCATCGGGCGCCGTGCAGTGGGCCTGCCGGCCCACGGCCGCGAACCGCTGGCTGCCGGACGCCGAGGAGTTGATCTCACCGCTGGCGTACGCGTGCGGGCGGGATCGGTAG
- a CDS encoding ABC transporter substrate-binding protein: protein MTGRRRFRSTLLPTCTRPVRAAAVSAAALVACVSLTAGCGVVPGVTGGSGDDPIKVMTWAPQNTNATNKPGMPAFAKAYARWINAHGGLNGRKIAVLTCNDRNDSVAAARCAQRAVSEGVVAVVGSYSQYAGSFLPPLEGAGIPYIGGYGVTSDEFTSPLSYPVNGGQPTLLAGLGRALSDCGPVALVRPDTVAGDELSSLLDSGLTAGGHAATKDLLAPEDATEYSEPSDRALRQTTTEAARKGCVVPALGDRTGTFMDSFRRDREKYPAVRTAMVLGNVDQTEINASGGQSGPYEGSYITGWYPVETDSRWDPMKKVISEQAFGDNRIDAADTGVQTTWIAYTAFKEVAESLTGEVTSAAVRKALDDGIKVGTGGLTPTLQWKFQGPLAAVGFPRLANTDVSLQVVRQGRLVLGRKGFTDVTDTLKNADLD from the coding sequence ATGACCGGCAGGCGACGCTTCCGCAGCACCCTCCTCCCCACGTGCACCCGGCCCGTCAGAGCGGCCGCCGTTTCGGCGGCGGCCCTGGTGGCGTGTGTGTCGCTCACCGCCGGCTGCGGGGTCGTCCCCGGAGTCACGGGGGGCTCCGGGGACGACCCGATCAAGGTCATGACCTGGGCGCCACAGAACACCAACGCCACCAACAAACCGGGCATGCCCGCCTTCGCGAAGGCCTACGCCCGCTGGATCAACGCCCACGGCGGCCTCAACGGCCGCAAGATCGCCGTCCTGACCTGCAACGACCGTAACGACAGCGTGGCCGCGGCGAGGTGCGCCCAGCGCGCGGTCAGCGAGGGCGTCGTCGCGGTCGTCGGCTCCTACAGCCAGTACGCCGGCTCCTTCCTCCCACCGCTGGAGGGCGCCGGCATCCCCTACATAGGCGGCTACGGCGTCACCTCCGACGAGTTCACCAGCCCGCTCTCCTACCCCGTCAACGGCGGGCAGCCCACCCTCCTGGCCGGCCTCGGCAGGGCGCTCTCCGACTGCGGGCCCGTCGCGCTGGTCCGACCCGACACCGTCGCGGGCGACGAACTCTCCAGCCTGCTCGACTCCGGCCTGACCGCCGGCGGACACGCGGCCACCAAGGACCTGCTGGCACCGGAGGACGCGACCGAGTACTCCGAGCCCTCCGATCGGGCGCTCCGGCAGACGACCACCGAAGCGGCCAGGAAGGGCTGCGTGGTGCCCGCGCTCGGAGACCGCACCGGCACCTTCATGGACTCCTTCCGGCGCGACCGCGAGAAGTACCCCGCGGTCCGCACCGCCATGGTGCTCGGCAACGTCGACCAGACGGAGATCAACGCCTCCGGCGGGCAGTCCGGGCCCTACGAGGGGTCGTACATCACCGGCTGGTACCCGGTGGAGACCGACTCGCGCTGGGACCCGATGAAGAAGGTCATCAGCGAGCAGGCCTTCGGCGACAATCGCATCGACGCCGCGGACACCGGGGTGCAGACCACCTGGATCGCGTACACCGCCTTCAAGGAGGTCGCCGAGTCGCTGACCGGCGAGGTGACCTCCGCCGCCGTACGCAAAGCCCTGGACGACGGCATCAAGGTCGGCACGGGCGGGCTGACCCCGACGCTCCAGTGGAAGTTCCAGGGCCCGCTCGCGGCCGTCGGCTTCCCGCGCCTGGCCAACACCGACGTGTCCCTTCAGGTCGTCAGGCAGGGCCGGCTGGTGCTGGGCAGGAAGGGCTTCACCGACGTCACCGACACGCTGAAGAACGCCGACCTGGACTGA
- a CDS encoding transporter, whose amino-acid sequence MSAGRTPATDVTAVVVRLKLSLLKNGLKQSAGRRAAYIGSAVAVLLFSVLQLIGLVALRGHAHAGSLVVLLVAVLTGGWAVMPLFFPSGDETLDPTRLVMLPLRPRPLVRALLVASLVGIGPLFTVCMLAGSVVSVAHGGVAYVVGVVGVVLALLVCVALARTVAVANIRLLTSRKGRDLAVLSGLVIAVGAQVVNFGAQRLGSGGLAQLDGPADVLKWVPPASAIGAADSASEGSYGVAVLQLALTAAALVALLVVWSRHLTRLMTAPDGSTLQAADSKARGRNSAGLSRLLPGGRTGTVMERSLRYVWRDPKTKAAWVTSLAIGLIVPVFNALQGTGSIYFACFAAGMLGVQMYNQFGQDTSAFWMVAMTISSTRDAYVELRARALALLAITLPYATVVTVLTTALLGDWPKLPEVLGLSFALLGAMLATGAWTSARFPYSIPQEGYKNVAPGQSGLAFMAVLGGMVSAALLCAPVIAGTIWLNVSEGGDEWSWLLLPVGAVYGTVVTLGGLRLAAPRTARQLPEILMAVSKG is encoded by the coding sequence GTGAGCGCCGGCCGCACCCCCGCCACGGACGTCACCGCCGTCGTCGTACGACTGAAACTGTCGCTGCTGAAAAACGGGCTGAAGCAGTCCGCCGGGCGGCGGGCCGCGTACATCGGTTCGGCCGTCGCCGTGCTGCTGTTCTCCGTGCTACAGCTGATCGGCCTGGTCGCGCTGCGCGGGCACGCGCACGCCGGGTCGCTGGTGGTGCTGCTGGTGGCGGTCCTCACGGGCGGCTGGGCGGTGATGCCCCTGTTCTTCCCCAGCGGCGACGAGACCCTCGACCCGACCCGGCTGGTGATGCTGCCGCTGCGGCCCCGCCCGCTGGTCCGGGCGCTGCTCGTGGCCTCACTGGTCGGGATCGGGCCGCTGTTCACGGTGTGCATGCTCGCCGGTTCCGTCGTGTCGGTCGCGCACGGCGGTGTGGCGTACGTCGTCGGCGTCGTCGGCGTGGTTCTCGCGCTGCTGGTGTGCGTGGCTCTCGCGCGGACCGTGGCCGTCGCCAACATCCGGCTGCTGACCAGCCGCAAGGGCCGCGATCTGGCGGTGCTGAGCGGACTGGTCATCGCGGTCGGGGCGCAGGTCGTGAACTTCGGCGCGCAGCGGCTCGGCTCGGGCGGGCTGGCCCAGCTCGACGGTCCGGCCGACGTGCTGAAGTGGGTGCCGCCCGCTTCGGCGATCGGGGCGGCGGACTCCGCGAGCGAGGGGTCGTACGGTGTCGCCGTCCTCCAGCTCGCGCTGACCGCCGCGGCCCTGGTGGCGCTGCTCGTCGTGTGGTCCCGGCATCTGACCCGGCTGATGACCGCGCCGGACGGCTCCACCCTCCAGGCCGCCGACTCCAAGGCCCGCGGGCGGAACTCGGCCGGACTGTCCCGGCTGCTGCCCGGCGGACGGACCGGCACGGTCATGGAGCGCAGCCTGCGCTATGTCTGGCGCGACCCCAAGACCAAGGCGGCCTGGGTGACCTCCCTCGCCATCGGTCTGATCGTGCCGGTGTTCAACGCGTTGCAGGGCACCGGCTCGATCTACTTCGCGTGCTTCGCCGCCGGGATGCTCGGCGTGCAGATGTACAACCAGTTCGGCCAGGACACGTCCGCGTTCTGGATGGTCGCGATGACGATCTCGTCGACCCGGGACGCGTACGTCGAGCTGCGCGCGCGGGCGCTCGCGCTGCTGGCGATCACCCTGCCGTACGCGACCGTCGTGACCGTCCTGACGACCGCGCTGCTCGGTGACTGGCCGAAGCTGCCCGAGGTGCTCGGACTGTCGTTCGCGCTGCTCGGCGCGATGCTGGCGACGGGCGCGTGGACGTCGGCTCGTTTCCCGTACTCCATTCCTCAGGAGGGCTACAAGAACGTGGCCCCCGGGCAGTCCGGGCTGGCCTTCATGGCCGTGCTCGGCGGCATGGTGTCGGCCGCTCTGCTGTGCGCCCCCGTCATCGCCGGGACGATCTGGCTGAACGTCAGCGAAGGCGGCGACGAGTGGAGTTGGCTGCTCCTGCCGGTGGGGGCGGTCTACGGGACGGTGGTCACGCTGGGAGGCCTGCGACTGGCGGCGCCGCGGACGGCTCGGCAGCTGCCGGAGATCCTGATGGCGGTCAGCAAGGGGTGA
- the purU gene encoding formyltetrahydrofolate deformylase, translating to MNEQSTGATAPADQYVLTLSCPDKQGIVHAVSSYLFMTGCNIEDSQQFGDHDTGLFFMRVHFSAEAPVSVDKLRASFTAIGDAFHMDWQIHRADEKMRIVLMVSKFGHCLNDLLFRSRIGALPVEIAAVVSNHTEFAELVGSYDIPFHHIPVTRDTKPEAEARLLELVRELDVELVVLARYMQVISDDLCKQLSGRIINIHHSFLPSFKGAKPYHQAHARGVKLIGATAHYVTADLDEGPIIEQEVERVGHDVTPNQLVAIGRDVECQALARAVKWHAERRILLNGRRTVVFA from the coding sequence ATGAACGAGCAGTCCACCGGCGCCACCGCCCCCGCTGACCAGTACGTCCTCACCCTCTCCTGCCCCGACAAGCAGGGCATCGTGCACGCCGTGTCGAGCTACCTGTTCATGACGGGCTGCAACATCGAGGACAGTCAGCAGTTCGGCGACCACGACACGGGCCTGTTCTTCATGCGCGTCCACTTCTCGGCGGAGGCGCCGGTGTCCGTGGACAAGCTGCGGGCCAGCTTCACGGCGATCGGTGACGCCTTCCACATGGACTGGCAGATCCACCGGGCCGACGAGAAGATGCGCATCGTCCTGATGGTCAGCAAGTTCGGCCACTGCCTGAACGACCTGCTGTTCCGGTCGCGGATCGGCGCGCTGCCGGTGGAGATCGCGGCCGTAGTGTCCAACCACACGGAGTTCGCCGAGCTCGTGGGGTCGTACGACATACCCTTCCACCACATCCCCGTGACGAGGGACACCAAGCCGGAGGCCGAGGCGCGGCTGCTGGAGCTGGTGCGGGAGCTGGACGTCGAGCTGGTCGTGCTCGCCCGCTACATGCAGGTCATCTCGGACGACCTGTGCAAGCAGCTCAGCGGGCGGATCATCAACATCCACCACTCCTTCCTGCCGAGCTTCAAGGGCGCGAAGCCGTACCACCAGGCGCACGCGCGGGGCGTGAAGCTGATCGGGGCCACCGCGCACTACGTCACCGCCGACCTCGACGAGGGGCCGATCATCGAGCAGGAGGTCGAGCGGGTGGGGCACGATGTCACGCCGAACCAGCTGGTCGCGATCGGGCGGGACGTGGAGTGCCAGGCGTTGGCCCGTGCCGTGAAGTGGCATGCGGAGCGGCGGATTCTGCTGAACGGGCGCCGGACGGTCGTGTTCGCCTAG
- a CDS encoding metal-dependent transcriptional regulator, with protein MSGLIDTTEMYLRTILELEEEGVVPMRARIAERLDQSGPTVSQTVARMERDGLVGVATDRHLELTDEGRRLATRVMRKHRLAECLLVDVIGLEWEQVHAEACRWEHVMSEAVERRVLELLRHPTESPYGNPIPGLEELGEKDGADPFLDEGMVSLADLDPGLEGKTVVVRRIGEPIQTDAQLMYTLRRAGVQPGSVVSVTESAGGVLVGSGGEAAELVSDVASHVFVAKR; from the coding sequence ATGTCCGGACTGATCGACACCACGGAGATGTATCTCCGCACCATCCTCGAGCTGGAGGAGGAAGGTGTGGTCCCCATGCGCGCCCGGATCGCCGAGCGGCTCGACCAGAGCGGCCCGACGGTCAGCCAGACGGTGGCGCGGATGGAGCGTGACGGCCTGGTGGGCGTCGCCACCGACCGCCATCTGGAGCTCACCGACGAGGGGCGCAGGCTGGCCACTCGTGTGATGCGCAAGCACCGGCTCGCGGAGTGCCTGCTGGTCGACGTGATCGGTCTGGAGTGGGAGCAGGTGCACGCCGAGGCGTGTCGCTGGGAGCACGTGATGAGCGAGGCCGTCGAGCGGCGCGTGCTGGAGCTGCTGCGGCATCCCACCGAGTCGCCGTACGGCAACCCGATCCCGGGTCTGGAGGAGCTCGGCGAGAAGGACGGCGCCGACCCCTTCCTCGACGAGGGCATGGTGTCGCTCGCCGACCTCGATCCCGGCCTGGAGGGCAAGACGGTCGTGGTGCGCCGGATCGGCGAGCCGATCCAGACGGACGCGCAGCTGATGTACACGCTGCGTCGGGCGGGCGTGCAGCCCGGTTCGGTGGTGAGCGTGACGGAGTCGGCGGGCGGGGTGCTCGTGGGCAGCGGAGGCGAGGCGGCCGAGCTGGTGTCGGACGTCGCCTCGCACGTGTTCGTCGCGAAGCGCTGA
- a CDS encoding alpha/beta hydrolase, protein MARRIDVTGAGGVRLAAWEFGDPPKTDPATDGLGEIERGPGVLLLHGLMGRASHWASTARWLSERHRAVALDQRGHGQSEKPPRAAFTREAYVEDAEAALEQLGLGPAVLIGHAMGALTAWQLAAKRPDLVRGLIICDMRASALGSASQREWENWFKAWPVPFTTLADVRKWFGEDDPWVERPTPSRGEFYAEAMQESPDGWRPVFEPEQMLKSRETWVYDAHWEELTQVRCPALVVRGLDGELGRAEAQEMVRVLPQGQYAEVTNAGHLLHYDQWEALRGAIEPFLDGVPTDLKT, encoded by the coding sequence ATGGCGCGACGCATCGACGTGACAGGGGCGGGCGGCGTACGCCTTGCGGCCTGGGAGTTCGGCGACCCTCCCAAGACCGATCCGGCGACGGACGGTCTGGGGGAGATCGAGCGGGGCCCGGGGGTGCTGTTATTGCACGGGCTGATGGGACGGGCCTCTCACTGGGCGTCCACCGCCCGTTGGCTCTCCGAGCGGCACCGGGCCGTCGCCCTCGACCAACGCGGCCACGGCCAGAGTGAAAAGCCCCCGCGGGCGGCCTTCACCCGCGAGGCCTATGTCGAGGATGCTGAGGCCGCCCTCGAACAGCTCGGCCTCGGCCCGGCCGTCCTCATCGGGCACGCCATGGGCGCCCTGACCGCCTGGCAGCTCGCCGCCAAACGTCCCGACCTGGTCCGCGGGCTGATCATCTGCGACATGCGGGCCTCCGCGCTCGGCTCCGCCTCGCAGCGCGAATGGGAGAACTGGTTCAAGGCCTGGCCGGTCCCCTTCACCACCCTCGCCGACGTCCGCAAGTGGTTCGGCGAGGACGACCCCTGGGTGGAGCGCCCGACCCCGTCCCGCGGCGAGTTCTACGCCGAGGCCATGCAGGAGTCACCCGACGGCTGGCGCCCGGTCTTCGAACCGGAGCAGATGCTGAAGTCCCGCGAGACCTGGGTGTACGACGCGCACTGGGAGGAGCTCACCCAGGTGCGGTGCCCCGCCCTGGTGGTCCGCGGGCTGGACGGCGAGCTGGGCCGCGCCGAGGCCCAGGAGATGGTCCGGGTCCTGCCCCAGGGCCAGTACGCGGAGGTCACGAACGCCGGCCACCTGCTGCACTACGACCAGTGGGAGGCCTTGCGGGGCGCCATCGAACCGTTCCTGGACGGCGTCCCCACCGACCTCAAGACCTGA
- a CDS encoding sigma-70 family RNA polymerase sigma factor, producing the protein MANKDAPPRWDRKMQQRLARGEAAALGEFYDRFASLVHGLAHRVLGDERAADRLTREVFAHVWEHPDAYDPKQGPLRSWVATLTHRLAVQRLRVTETAALAEEGHGTTEELESRVRHASVAARADYIVQSMPAPLRAALELAYFQRRDYRQTAVDLGVTEDEARRRLRLGLQLLSTAHDAAAPGAPPGYGGAA; encoded by the coding sequence ATGGCGAACAAGGACGCACCGCCCCGCTGGGACCGCAAGATGCAGCAGCGACTCGCACGCGGTGAGGCGGCCGCCCTTGGTGAGTTCTACGACCGTTTCGCTTCACTCGTGCACGGTCTCGCCCACCGCGTGCTCGGCGACGAACGCGCCGCCGACCGCCTCACCCGCGAGGTCTTCGCCCATGTCTGGGAGCACCCGGACGCCTACGACCCCAAGCAGGGCCCGCTGCGTTCCTGGGTCGCCACCCTGACCCACCGCCTCGCCGTGCAGCGGCTGCGCGTCACCGAGACCGCCGCGCTCGCCGAGGAGGGCCACGGCACCACCGAGGAACTGGAGAGCAGGGTCCGCCACGCCTCGGTCGCCGCCCGCGCCGACTACATCGTCCAGTCCATGCCGGCACCGCTGCGTGCGGCCCTGGAGCTGGCCTACTTCCAGCGCCGCGACTACCGCCAGACCGCCGTCGACCTCGGCGTCACCGAGGACGAGGCCCGCCGCCGTCTCCGTCTGGGTCTGCAACTGCTGTCCACGGCCCACGACGCCGCCGCACCCGGGGCGCCGCCCGGATACGGGGGTGCGGCGTGA
- a CDS encoding transcriptional regulator, whose protein sequence is MAARPLVARQPNERLQALIQEAGCSNAGLARRVNMCGAEHGLDLRYDKTSVARWLRGQQPRGRAPAIIAEALGRKLGRTVTIDEIGMANGKNLASGVGLQFSPTVLGAIEQVCELWRSDVGRRDFLSGSSVAASALVEPSRDWLISAPDSQVSRAAGPRVGPSDVAAVRAMTQALVDLDHQFGSGHVRPVVVHYLNSVVSGLLAGSYREAVGRDLFAAVARLTELAGYMAVDTGQPGLAQRYYIQALRLAQAAGDRGYGGYILAASMSHLAAQLGNPREIAQLARAAQEGARGRVTPRAEAMFHAAEARGHALLGDARSAQSASGRAVNALEQADPSAGDDPVWIAHFDEAYLADELAHCHRDLGQAEAAARCAQESLDGHPESRARRRAIGYVLLATAQVQQREVEQACNTGLKAVELLETLRSNRGAEYLDDFQQRLEPFRDEPVVMEFGERLDLQVAA, encoded by the coding sequence ATGGCCGCAAGGCCTCTCGTCGCGCGGCAACCGAACGAGCGGTTGCAGGCGCTCATCCAGGAAGCGGGCTGCTCGAACGCCGGGCTCGCCCGCCGGGTCAACATGTGCGGTGCGGAGCACGGTCTCGACCTGCGCTACGACAAGACGTCCGTGGCGCGCTGGCTGCGCGGACAGCAGCCACGCGGACGCGCTCCGGCGATCATCGCGGAGGCACTCGGCCGCAAACTCGGCCGTACGGTCACGATCGACGAGATCGGCATGGCCAACGGCAAGAACCTCGCCTCGGGCGTCGGCCTGCAGTTCTCGCCGACGGTGCTGGGGGCCATCGAGCAGGTGTGTGAGCTGTGGCGCAGTGACGTGGGCCGCAGGGACTTCCTGTCCGGCTCGTCCGTCGCCGCGTCGGCGCTCGTCGAGCCCAGCCGTGACTGGCTGATCTCCGCGCCGGACTCGCAGGTCTCGCGCGCGGCGGGGCCCCGAGTGGGGCCGTCCGACGTCGCGGCGGTGCGGGCGATGACCCAGGCGCTGGTCGACCTGGACCACCAGTTCGGCAGCGGGCATGTGCGCCCGGTGGTGGTGCACTACCTCAACAGCGTGGTCTCCGGGCTGCTGGCGGGCTCGTACCGTGAGGCGGTCGGCCGGGACCTGTTCGCCGCGGTGGCCCGACTCACCGAACTCGCCGGCTACATGGCCGTCGACACCGGTCAACCGGGCCTCGCGCAGCGGTACTACATCCAGGCGCTGCGCCTCGCGCAGGCGGCCGGTGACCGCGGCTACGGCGGGTACATCCTCGCCGCGTCGATGAGTCACCTCGCCGCGCAGCTCGGAAACCCGCGGGAGATCGCGCAGTTGGCGCGGGCGGCGCAGGAGGGGGCGCGTGGACGCGTGACCCCGCGTGCGGAGGCGATGTTCCACGCGGCCGAGGCGCGCGGGCACGCGTTACTGGGTGACGCGCGGTCGGCGCAGTCGGCGTCCGGGCGCGCGGTGAACGCGCTGGAGCAGGCGGACCCGTCCGCCGGGGACGACCCGGTGTGGATCGCGCACTTCGACGAGGCCTACCTGGCCGACGAGTTGGCGCACTGCCACCGGGACCTGGGGCAGGCCGAGGCGGCGGCGCGGTGTGCGCAGGAGTCCCTGGACGGGCACCCCGAGTCGCGGGCCCGCCGCAGGGCGATCGGCTATGTGCTGCTCGCCACGGCGCAGGTGCAGCAGCGGGAGGTGGAGCAGGCGTGCAACACCGGCCTGAAGGCGGTGGAGTTGTTGGAGACCCTCCGCTCCAACCGGGGCGCCGAGTACCTGGACGACTTCCAGCAGCGCCTGGAGCCGTTCCGGGACGAGCCGGTGGTGATGGAGTTCGGGGAGCGCCTGGATCTGCAGGTGGCGGCGTGA